The DNA region CTGCTTCTTCGGCTGCTTCAGCGGCTTCTTCTTGCCGCCTGCAAAGACAGAGGAGACAGTGAGCCccggcgagggagggagggagaggcgggTCGCGGGGGGCCGCCGGGTGCCCCGGGCCCGGCCTTACCCTCTCGGCCCGACATGGTGCCCGTTCCGCTCCGCTCGCGCTCCGCCTCGCCCGCTCCTCGCCCGAGCGGCGCGCGCACGCGGGCTCGCGCCGCCTGGGCGGTCGCTTCCGCCTGGCCCCGCGCGGCCGCCGTAGCGCTTCCGCCTcaggcgccgggccgggccgggccgggccgggccgcggggaggTAGGAGGTGCTGCCCGGGCTGGGTGCTGCGGCGGGGGGCTGGTTGCCCCGGCCGGCTCCTCGGGGAGGGCTGTACGGTGGGGAAGGAGCGGCTCGGCTCAGTCTCCGCCGCGCACGGAGCTCCGGGCCGCCTCTGGTGTTGGCGGGCGCGGCCTAGGCGAGGGCTGGCGGtgggacccccctcccccccctcgcGGCGGGCCGCTCCCTCCCGCGGGTCGGCTTCTGTAGCTGAGGTGAGACCGGTGCTGCTGCCCGGGCCTGTGCGTGGCTGCTAGAGGCGATCGCGGTCTCGCCGTGTTGGCTGTACGGTTCCGGGAGCTAAGGTCCTGGCTCTGCCTGTGGTGAAAGGGTCCCCTCCGGCAAGGAAGGGGCCGGTCATGTGGAAAAAACAGAGCTTTTCCCCCGCCTCAGGCGTGAGAAGTAGAGCTGTGAATGTGTGGCGGCGTGTCGGAAATTCGGTTTTTACATTTCGGCCGTGGCAAAACAGACGGCTGCAAAATAAGATAGGACCCATAAAAGCTAGTCTTACTCGCCACCACTGTCCAGTGTGTGTAGCAACTGGGGTGTAAACCTTTTGAAAGAATGTTTGTGTCAATGACTGTAGGCAGGGGAAACTCATTTTCTTACAAGGGGAAGCAAGAGAAGGACAAGGCTTGTTATCGCAGATGAAGCTTTCGTAACTGCCTTAGGTGCTATTAGCTTAGACTGCGATTACTTTCTTTGCAGTCTGTTTGCAACTGTCTGCATAGaaatttttctaaaaatctcaatcttctctctctttttgctatACTGTCTCAATAGCCTGAATATTTGGTAAAACTCTTCATGTAGTAGTGCAATTAAAAGAGGGAATTCTTGTAGTATAGAACGGACCAAGTTGAGCTGGTTTTAGTGCATGGCCTGCAATGTAGTGGGTGTTGTAATGGTAAGATATATGAGTGATGCTGGAAGAAGAGAGAACTTAGTTCATTTCCATGTTCTCGTGGTTTCAATCTACCATATTATGCATATAAAACAACTGGTAAGATATTCACTGTGCTGCTAGGTATTATTACTGTTTGTTAGAAATACTCAACAGGGAATGAATCTGTGGTGTTCAGAATCAGTAGCCAGCTAAAAGCTAAAGCTAATAAAAAATGTCTATCAGTAGGAAGAATCCTTTCCCATGAAGATGCCTATATTTGCTCACACATGATGTCATTAGCCACCTAAAATTAACatggaaaactgttttaaaacaatttttaaaaactatgcAGCAGCTATCAAGCTTTCTCAATAAGCCATGTTTTTATATTATATTAGTCAAAACCTAATGTAGTCATACTCAAACTTCATATAAAACTTTATTTGAAAGTTTTCCTGTTTACAGTTTTTAGAGGAATGCACTCAGTAGAAAATTAAGATCTTATTTACAAATCAATAGACAATAAACCATAACTAGCAGTCTGCTTTTGCAGTGTAAGCAAGAATTTTAAGCTCATTTTAAAATGCAGCCCTAGCTGTGTGTTCACTACTTGATATTTTTCTGAGCTTTTGGCTCTTCcttatgttttgcttttgtaagcAGTCTCATGAGAATACTCGTGTTCAGTTCAACacttctgtgttttctctctgtcctttatGTTTTTGTCTTTGCATTCTTCAACACTTCGTGTATCTGTGGAGTGTGAGATAAAGGGAGTGATCAATCCCCACTTCTTTTCttaccaagattttttttccctctctgtcttttttcctattctgttcTTTTGCAGAATTGTTAGTACCTGTGACGTGGTACACCAAACTCAAGTGTGAAAGCACAAGGCAAAATTTCATATGGCAATCACTTCTATGCTGAAGCATTAAACTACTCTGAAGCTACTCCTGCTGGTACTGGATCTGCACATGATCACTATTCATGCAGTGAGTGAATTAGTAATCAAGAAGCATGGTGGGAGTACTTACTAACAGCAGAAAAGCAGGAATCTGTGGCAGAACTGCCCTTTGTTGAAAATTGTGGAAAGTTCTCTAGGTAAGTAATGGTGTAAAACTAGTGATGGTTTAGCCATTCTTGAATTTTATTGGGTTTGGTACACGTGTAGTTTTAAGAGGTATTAATCGACCATACTTAAAtaacttgtctttttcttcttcatccttgTAGCACTTTTATTCAGTGATTAAATTCAAGACATGGGGCCAATGAAATATAAGTCAAGTGTGTCCTCGGTGTCCTGTGGTCTGCAATATCACCATTTGTTGATAAAGTGGAGTCCAAAAATGAATTTACACATAGTGCGGACTTACTGCTCATCAGCACCTAAGAGGCCTGAAGCCAAGTCTGCGATAGAAATGGCCATGGGTCTTCTTAATCGGCTGACAGAAGCTGGCACCATTATGGGAAAAAACTCCCTTCAAAAAATGTCTGCAACATGCAAGAGTTGGTGGGACAGATATGAAGAGTTTGTTGGAATTAATGAAGTTCGAGAGGCTCAGGGAAAAGTGACGGAGGTAAACATGGAGATAATgtggaaatttaaaaattatgagtTGAGATATATGAAGTATAAACACTGGCTGTGAGGCAAAAAAGATCCTCCAAGGAGAATCATgtcttttttgctgctttgacTGTGTGTACAGATACTATGAATGTGTTCTAGTCTACGCATGTTAGTAAACACAGCTTATCCCTTAGATTGAAATGGagcatggtttgttttgttgtcccctcctccaccccccaaaTAAAATTCTTATAATTAGTGATTTAGATCTGTCTGGTAATAAGTCtctaaaatactttcttctcaGGCTGAAAGTGTCTTTATGATAGCTCGAGGGATAGTACGAGAGGCTCGTGAAAATGTGGAAGCCCAACAGATTAAACTGAAGGAAATTCGGGACCGCTTAGACAGGGTCTCTCGGGATGACACCCAGTATTTAGAACTCGCTACTCTGGAACACAGGTTGCTGCAGGTAATTTATTGGTACTTGAGCCCTGGCAAATATGATGAAAAGTTTGTGCTTTGCTTCCATCACTAGTAACTGTTCTTGGAGATGCAGTTCAGTTCTGAAGTACAGTGATCTGAGTTAATTTCTTATGATACTTGTTTTAGTTAATTATTATTGACAGATTGATCTGCTATGCAAATTGTATATGTTAATACTAAAATAGGGCAGTAAATTTGGAGAAGACAGCTGAAGATAGTGAGCCTAGAAAATTAGTTGTTGTAGTGGTGACCTGCACATGAGTAGTCAACAAAAAGCTGGGATTCAATGAATTAACCTTCCATGTGATGAGAGAAGCTCCTTTCTGGTTGTTAATCTATGAAAACTCTCTCAGCTGCCTTCTATGTGGCCACGACACCCAGGCAATTCATTAAATCTTTTGTCAGAGAGCAGCAAGAATGAGGCTGCTCTGTAAGGGAGCAAGAAGATGAGGTTGACCGCAGTGCAGGCTGGGCAGTATCCTCACCAACAGGATGCAGTCCTACACCACCACAGCTGGATGAGCCAAGCAGGGCTGGTGACAGAAACATGTTTATTAACAGTCCATCAATTAGAGATAAACAAAGTAGCAGCCAAAGTCAATGCAGGAAATCCAGGTGAAACTGCAGGAACAGCAGGGAACAGGCCCAAAAGCAGGTATACCTATGGCAAAGCTCGGGTAAGGAGTGGGTACCAATGCCTGAGCTTAAACTAAGCTCCTGGATTGGTGGGTAGAACATCAGGAAAGAACTAGAGATCTGTAGTTGCCTAAATAAGGGATCAGGCCTGTGTGGATGAGACCTAAAGAAGAACAGAGCTTCATGACTATGAAAAAAGTTAGAACTCAAGTCACTGCTGTCTGTAAGGGAGGGGTGCCATCTTACAAAAAGGAATAGACACTTGGAAGAATGAAAAGAGTTCTGGGAGATAAAGTTAGCTGACAATCAGGCTCACCGCTACCAAAAGCAGCAATTCCTTTGCTAAAACAGTGGGATTTTACTGCAGGAAAATAACCAGAAAACCTTCCACTATTTTGCTGAGATAAAATGGCTTACAAAAGGAAATGCCATCCTGAAGCCAGtaagaagggagaaagggaagacaTTTTGTCTGTGAGCAGGGTAAGAAAGAGAAGGTAGGGAAATAAGAAGTGTGTGTATTCATGAGATGAACCTATCTAAGACATCCTTTCCAGTCCTATTTTCAGTTCCCATTTAAGGGGTTTAGAACTGAAAGGAAGAAGTGTGGTAAAGGTAGTGTTTGGAGAAGTAAGGAGAGCTGAAAAAGTTAACATTATGGGGAGAGAAAGACTTTCCCCACTTGTACCCCTTTTCTTCATCAGCATGTGTAGAGGATCGTCAGCTGTATTTCTTGATGACCTTTTCCATTTCTCAGTTTTGACTTAAAATTATGTCTTAAGCAGGATTAATAAAGAAAATCccacattaaaaggaaaatttctgaAACACAATTAATGtatgtttttcatttccattccttCATCTGCACTGGgctttggggcgggggggagagggggcagttAATATTGACTTTATAGTTTCATATTATACCTTCTCCCTCAAATCACTGTGTTTCTTGCAGGAGGAGAAGAGGTACCGAGCTGCGTATTTAAATGCAGAAGaatctgagagagaaaaattctctctcttctctgcagctgTAAGGGAAAGCCATGAGAAAGAGCGAACAAGAGCTGAAAAAACAAAGAACTGGTCTATTATTGGTTCTGTCCTAGGAGCCATTATAGGTGTTCTTGGTTCTACCTATGTTAATCGAGTAAGGCTGCAAGAACTAAAAGTCTTGGTCCTTGAAGCACAGAAGGGCCCAATAAATCTGCAAGAAGCCATCAAAGAACAGGCCTCCAGTCATTATTTACAGCAGAAGGATCTCAGTGACGTCATAGCCGACCTGAAAAATGTGCTGCAAACAAGGACATCACAGGAAATAAAAGAAGGCACTTTGTTAACTAGAGAAGACAGGAATAACTCCATAAAAATAGATTCTCTCTTAATTCCTTTAAATGAACAGCTAAACTACACTAAACAAGTCAGTTCATGTCTAGGGAGTTTACAACAGCAGTTTAACAGTTTGCAGGAAAGTGTAGCACAAATGATTTCTGAAATGCAGAGTGTTAAACTTGCGGTTCATTCTAGACCTACAGAAAGAGTGATGCCAAGGTCTTCAGTGGAGGGTAAGGGCCAGGCTTCTGCCGTGAGAGATGTGATTTTGGAATTGTGTGATACCGAGCGGAGACTGGAAACACAAATCAAGAGAAATTCTATTTACAGCACTGCGGTGACATGCGCTGTGTTTGCTATTACTCTGCCCGTACTCTATATTATACTTAAAGGGAACTGATCTCTAATTAATTGCCACAATTTACTAGATTAATAAAAGTAAACTTGCACTCTAAGTACGTAAGAGTACAAGTCCAAATAAAGTTGTGTTAGCATTTCTCGTTATGCTTTCTCCTGTATATTTGGAAAACTTGTAAAGGCTTAGTCCATCTACTGCTGCAGGCTCCAGGTTTACAGTCTTTTCCAGTCATGCCTTGTGGTTTTTAACTCCTGGAGCAAAGGAAATTCCACAGTTTCATCTGTTGATTTTATTCACTGGTTCACTCTTACTGTCTAGTCTTGTATGTCATGCCAGTCAGTGACTTTCACTCTGGAGCTGTATTTGTGATTTTCTGTTCAAATGATTCTTTTAATCTATCATTGATCTAAGTGCTTCATGTGTAATCCTTTATAATTTTTGTCCTGATTTCTTCATGGTTTTGCAATTTGTCCATACACAAAACATTACGAGTCATTTTACCAAACAGATAGAAATATTTGCCctgaagtttttgttttgatttggtttggttttttaattttagatgCAGCGACTTGAAATGTGAAAAACAGCAGGGGCCATGTAAATAAGGATTGAAATTACTATGATACAATGTGGCTGTTCAGCCAGATGACTCATTTAAAATACGTTTAAGTTACATGTGGTAACTTTTTCCTAGCATTTCTGGAGCTTTAGCTGTTTGTTACTAATAGCTCTATGTCCTTAAAGGCTTACAGGCAGGGAAGAAGGGTTCAGATACAGAGATGTAAGTAAGTGTGATGATGTTTATTCTGCAGATGCAAGCCAATTAACCTTTCTTTACAGACTCCTTAACCCATCATTCCCTATGTATTTTGTGGGTTTAGTAATCATCTATGGCGCAATCACTTTCTTATTCTTCCTAGTTCCTCTTTGGAACTgtccattttttattcttttttcaattttgttaTGTCCGGAAATGGCAATGCTACTGTACGGCAGGTGCTTGTAAGCTGGTACGTTAATGGTAATAGTGTTACGCAAACTACTCCAaaataatatttggaaaaaacTGAAAGgtccagctgcctttttttccgGGAAGGATGAAGAATGGCTGATTGAGGAAGAATGCTTGTCTAAACAGCTAAACATCAGGATCTCTGTGTGGCCTAACACAAAGTTGTTGGTATCGCTGTGATAAATAGTTTTCTCCCTGTGATGGCAGAAGATAAGCAAATCAGATGTAGAACTCCTGCTCGATGAGCACTTCTGTGGAATCTTTGCAGACACAGGAGCGACAAGCTCGCTTCATGGTGGCATTTCAGAATGACTAAGTTGTGTTTAGTATACAATCTGctatggggggtttttttcttctgtgagcttTTTCTAGTTTCTTCTCGGTAACCATATTAAAAGAGTTTGAGGTTTTGATTATAAGCTCCTAAGAGTTTAAGATCTTTGTGACAGGGACAACTTGCTCTATGAAGTACCAGGTCCATTTGGTATCATTAGGTGCTATTATAACATGACTGAATAAACAAACAATATTAGGAAAGATCCGTGATGATTCACTACTTGTAAGAGTAATGAAGTATGCAAAAAGTGGTTTGGGGAAGGACCACTGCTGATTTATATATTGATTGTTTGGAGTGTAAAGTAAATAACAACCATTTGTTAGGGAAGCTGTTTGATCTGATGGCTTGAGAACTGTGATGAAAATTCCCATACACTTAGCTGCATCAAGAAGTATACATACAGATCAATCCAATTTTTCAAACCTATACtacttctttttctcatttcacaaatatttttacaggTTATACTTCTTGCAGGAGCTTGATGAAAATCAGAGGCAAGTGTGTAATTAAAGGGAAATGAGTAGTACAATGGTTCTATTTGTAGTTTGCTGGCACTAGTCACTGAGAATTTtgatctggtttggtttttttccttcagtttaacTACATAAAGGTAGTCATCCCCCCCTTATTATGTAAGTGGCTGAATTttattatatatacacagattATATATACATAAGCatggttttaaaatgcttcatgCTAGGCAGCTAAACTTGAAAGTTGAGGCAACACTCACTGAATTGTACTTGGTACAATGAGTAGGGGTCCAAGGCTAAACTTGTGTATAGTAAATAAGAGAATACAGAAACAAGGGTTGTGTATTGTTCTAAAGAGATCTGCTTTCTACCCATTTAAAAAAGGTGGTAGGTAGCTTTAACATTACCTAgagttttgggaagaaaaagtcaGTCAATGAGAATGGTAGCAAATAAATCAGTGATAAATAAGAGTTTGAAATAGGCAGCCTAAACTTTGAGAAGAGCTGGAAGGTGTGATATGTATCAAGATGAAAATAACTGGATCTCATTCTTTGTAGGGAGTTTAGAAGATTCAGGGACAGGTTCTGTGTGCAGTGTTGTACAGCTGGCAGAACTCGTTGTTACAAGTGATTCTCATTTCTGCTCTTCCTTGCTAAATCCTCGTATGTGAAGTGACAGAAGAATAAtttcaattaggaaaaaaacccttgtaaTTAACTGTGTCTATATAATAATTAGGAGGGCAGATTTGTATATTTCCTCAATACTGGATTAATCATCACTTCATTGTGGCAAGGATCTAAATGTGTAGTTTGGTGCTGTGCCGTATGTGTACCCCAAAGCCAGAAGGTGTGGCTGCAACACTAACAGCTGTACCTGAGCTAGCTGAAGGCAATATCCAGGAAGACTATACACATAATCTGTTCAGTACTTTATGCTAAATCTTTGTCATGGTAACACAGGCAGCAAATACACAAGTTTGAACAAAGCCAGCAGAGCTGTACAGAAGTGTTTATTTGAGTGCTCACATTAGTTCAGGTACATTTGCAGTACCAACAGTGATTTACACAACACGCAGTGACATCTCAGTGTGTGTTTCCTAATGATTCAGCCTCAGCTAAATGAATAGTTCGTTGCCTGTGCTCTTCTAGgctattttagggttttttttaaaaaaagtcttctgttGCATACCTGTGGATTATTAATATAATAGATAGTTGAGTTTCACTTTTGGAATGGGGTCTCTCAGCTGAAGCTTTCCTCAACAAGAAAGTTCTGCTTGCTAAGGCCTTTCGAGACTTAaattcttgctctttctttcagcATAGTCCTCTCTGGGCAGGACGGCTCAGCCAGCCCTGTGTCCCAAATGCTCATCAGCCAGGAGGGATGGTGGTTGCAATAGTTTGTACATGTCTAGTGAGGCCAGGGACTGACCTATGCATTGTGTGTAGGTCAGAGAAAGCCAGTGCTGATTGAACTTAATTCCACTGTCAATCAAGACACGGAAGATAAGTTAAAAGAGGCAACCTAGTAGGAGCGACAGGAAGCCCTTTGATATAcattaattacagaaaaatggGTGGCAGTGGCCTGAGCTTGGCCCGTGCTAAGCTATTTTGAGTTCTTACTGCTCCATGAGAAACCACTAGTAACTCAAAAGCAAACAGCCTAGTGGCTATGGAAATAACTTTTAATGAGGTCACTGCAGACTTCTAACAGTAGGTGCATTCTGAAGAGAAAAGTTGCCATTCCTTCCACTCATGAAAGGAATAGCAAATGTTGCCTATGAATACAGGACAAAAGCAATTATATGTAGTGTAGAAATCAggatatacatatttatttatcaaCTTGAGTTTTGAATGTTCCAACATTCTAAGATCTTGGTGGGAAGTTGCAGGTGCTCCTGTTGACTTCATTGTAAGTATCTGTTtggaaaatacagtttctttcacAGAATACCTTCCAGAAACATACTTCCCTCTTTATGGAGCTTAGGAGCGGTAGAGATGTCTTGTTTGCTTCAGAAACAGGATTGAGATTTGCAGTAGGAGTGAGGTTTGTGAGCTAGGAACAGGGACACACTGCTGGGTTTGTCCCTAATATATTTAGAACTGTATTTTATTGCCAGATTTTTGCTAGCAAGTTATATTCGTGACCTTCCTCATAAGACATACAGAAGTGCCATTTCTGGTGTTTGGCAGTTGGTGGATAATCTAAGAAGATATGGGcttaaatacagcaaaaaaaccaGCTGGaccacagtttttatttttaaggaaaattaagCCTTCAAGTAATTAATggttgtggcaaggttttggagTTTTCATCGTGGGAAGTTTTTAAGAACAGTTTAGATAAATATCACTAGGTTTGATACAGATATAGACAGATCCTGTTGTGGGAGAGTCTATGGACAATTTGATGTCCTAGTCATCCTTGTGCACATTATCCTGTAGTGCAAGTTATAGCAGAATGAGAAAGTGTTGTGCTGAGAAAATAATAGCTCCGTTTACTATGTGCCATGTGGTGTTAGGCACCAGGAGAGATGGAGAGTGCATGTATACACAGCTGTAATAAAGTATGACCCTAAAAGTATTGCCTTAATAATTATTTTTGGGAATCTAATTTGTAAGGTGACTTCTCGACCAATTTTGAAATACTATGCAAGGAGgttttttaaaggctgtttttAATAGAACTTGCACACTAAGCCTTTAGATGGCTGCAGCCTACACTGGCCTTTCTGTGAGTTTGCCTGAAGCAAGCTGCCCCACTAAAGATTATTCTATTTAAATACTGGTATACCATATACTCTCAGGAACTTCCCTGTGCTTcaagacttattttaaaaaaaaaaaaccaaaaaaaaccaaaacaaaaccaaacaaaaaacaaccccacacacACATAATTTGCGTTGGTTCAGTGAGCTGATCACCCAACCCTCTGTATGAGTTTGGTGTATGTAATCTACTTCATCAAATGCATCTAGTTCTTGCTCTTCATCGATGTGATTGTGACAATCTCTGTGGCTGGAGCCCTCGCCTGTGACATTGGAAAATGTGTTCATGGTGACATTGCACATGCCATGCATAAATGCTTTGGGCACAGTTCAGGCTGCACGGCCTGCAAGGCACATTCAAAAGCAGATCCCTAAACACCAACAGACTGCTGCTAGCAAAACTGTAGCTGCTCAATTCAGGGTAATGAACACCTTAATGCTGTTTCAAAATGTTCTGACAAACTGAAAACTTAAAAGGAACAGAGCCAGATTTTGAAGCAGGGTAAATGTAGTCAACCTTCTGTTAGTCCCTGAATTATTGCTCTAAATGCAGTTTATTCCCAGAAGCTATAGACAGTATTCAGATATCCCTCGTGACTTTCCTAACCCGTCTCATCCCCTACTTAGAGGGAAGGAAGtgtaagaagaaaatcaaaaggaGTATAAACAGCTGCTAGCCTTGTGATTATCATAATAGTTACATAAGAAACTTAGCTAACCTTCTTAGAACCAGACATGAACAAGGGCTTTTATAGAGGAGGATCCTTTAtggatttaaatatattttttaaaaaaagcttctgaACAAATGGAAATCAAAAACTGTTTCAATTTTTTCCTCAATATGTTCATTCTTTATGTGATGGTTTTTTCAGCTGTGTAATGTTTGAGAACTACCTTTTTCTctagtttatttttaagaactgcAAAAGATTTTTGTGCAGACCAATCAAAACTCCTCCCTGAAGAGGGAATATGTAATCCCATGGTGGTTTTACAATATCCTTGTCACTCTGGAGGGCTATAAGTACAGTAAGGGGGATAGGAGGGAGGCACTATAATATCCGTCAAGTGCAGGGAAGCtcttcctgccctgctcccagggcagaccctgcagccagctccctgtgccagccctgccatGGGACAGAAGCAAAAGCGGCTCTTTTCCAATGTGCTCTCATGgggctttttgctggtttttaagtGAAGCTTGCAGATGTTTTTTTACCGGATGGAAGGCCCTGCAGGTTGGGACTGGCTCTGGAGGAAAGGCACAAAGGCGATTAGTGTTTTGAGTCAGGAATGGGTTGGAGAAAAGAAATATTGTATTTAACTCTCTTAGTCACCAAAACTGGATTTTGGTGGAAGCAATTTGAGTGCAGTTAAAATGTCTCTGATTAGTGAGATGGTAATATTCTGTTCAGTAAGTTCTAACCTGAAGAGCAATTTAGTGGGTAGGATGTGGTAGTAGGAGGGTTTTGtctgtgtgggaagaggagcaagTAAGGGGTCATCTCCTCATGAGACTCCTCATGGGCTCTGTGTAGAGTGGGCCCCAAGGACTCCTCAGCATAACGAAGTGCCAAGGAGCAAAGGTCCAGAGAGGCAGCCGGCAGCTGCCTCTGAAATAATCCTTCCTTTGGGGGGACTGTGATTGTGCTGCCAGATCCTGAGGACTGTTCAGCGTCTCTAGACTTTTAGACATAgtttttccttcataaaatagTTGCTTTTTGGGCTGGGAGTGGGAGTGTGAGAGGCTGATGGATTGTAACAAAGAGTAAAAGTTTAATGATACTTCTAGATATGGGACTTGTACCAACTATGTTCCTCTGAATGTCAGAAATGCATGTGGGAGGGAAGCCTGATTCAGACTTTCGGAGCAGCTTTGTGTCTTGAGCAGAGATCCTGTAACTTCATCTAGCCAAAAGGAAAAGTGATGGGCATCCCTGGCATACAGTGAATTCTGTACTTTGCACAACCCAGGCCAGTGCCTGTCTCCTCTTCCTCAGAGTTTGCTTTAACCTACAGCTACTGTATCACTTTTGCATGTCCTCAGATACCTCCTCTTTTTCCACACAGAATTTGCAGCTGGGTGGTAAAGGCATAACTTCATCTTGTGTCTGGGATTTCCAAACATCTGGCAGTCAGCTCAGCAGGCAAATGGCTATGGGGCCATGTAATTGTATTCAGTACCTATAGTTGGTCACTGCATGTATAGCAAGTCAGTTGTTAGACTAACTGTACATTTGCTGATCAACGACACAAGAGAGTCCAGGACATCTGGGGAACACAGAAGTTACAGTGTGAGCGAGAAAAATGGGAGCATTAATTCTGTCAGTCTGTAGAGCTGTTACGGACAGAACTTACCCCTAATTCAGAGAGAGGATTTTATGCAGTCAGTTCTCAGGGGCAAGAAATGCCTCTGTCTCTCATACAGAGCACCAGCCTCTGCTCTTCTCGTGACTGGAGCTTCCAGCTTCACAGGattaaaaatcacaaaaccagCAGTCAGTTTATATTACACATATCACTTCAGGCGCTTCTGCTTTATGATGCTTTTGTCTCCACTGACTTTCAGCTGGAGTGGTATGTTCTTCACTGTTTTGTAACCAGAGATAACTCTGCGTCCCAGTTTCAGCtgcaatagagttaattttctttctagtagctggtatagtgttatggtttggatttagtatgagaataatgttgataacgcactgatgtttttagtataaacactacttagtaacaactaagtcaaggattgttcagcttctcatgcccagccagcaagaaggccggaggggcacaagaagttggcaggggacacagccagggcagctgaccaagactggccagagggatattccataccatgtggcatcatgcccagcatataaactggggggagttggcccagggcgggggaatcgctgcttgggaactaactggacatcagtcggcaagtggtgagcaattgcattgtgcaccatttgttttgtatatt from Accipiter gentilis chromosome 23, bAccGen1.1, whole genome shotgun sequence includes:
- the CCDC51 gene encoding mitochondrial potassium channel, which produces MGPMKYKSSVSSVSCGLQYHHLLIKWSPKMNLHIVRTYCSSAPKRPEAKSAIEMAMGLLNRLTEAGTIMGKNSLQKMSATCKSWWDRYEEFVGINEVREAQGKVTEAESVFMIARGIVREARENVEAQQIKLKEIRDRLDRVSRDDTQYLELATLEHRLLQEEKRYRAAYLNAEESEREKFSLFSAAVRESHEKERTRAEKTKNWSIIGSVLGAIIGVLGSTYVNRVRLQELKVLVLEAQKGPINLQEAIKEQASSHYLQQKDLSDVIADLKNVLQTRTSQEIKEGTLLTREDRNNSIKIDSLLIPLNEQLNYTKQVSSCLGSLQQQFNSLQESVAQMISEMQSVKLAVHSRPTERVMPRSSVEGKGQASAVRDVILELCDTERRLETQIKRNSIYSTAVTCAVFAITLPVLYIILKGN